In a single window of the Cryptococcus neoformans var. neoformans JEC21 chromosome 11 sequence genome:
- a CDS encoding expressed protein, giving the protein MSHSSPNLNPSQDVSPAERAVSVPNKERSAPDPTSENWLKRSVDSLEASDPKRPKPSIKGKEKEIESERPRVTINWKNDLGHNARTAEQILIAWMSVPENWEAWRSAQYDRRLNYFADVIIRQKLIEAGTRGDERSSGAILAKIEKTYHDFKAAYGVAERGDNTLTPEEIERGITDIQGAILWHCKYYYELFPALSSTVKEGNAQASDPVSLLNSTECPSVTEAIGLEENSDAAPLSSSAFAIHKSNPNSVPITIRGMRTSSGTPVGPSSRPHRQSLPPHFAPPRNSGAGPSRPTHITQLAPPPHVLPPSSSSHPSDAQHWRLELESRKITLEEARLKMEREELERRFKWERDLELRKLALEEKKLKFEQADRDRSYEIQRRTVQAKMTYQILETLEKLQKLGLEDWKLVKHLLFFDKEIKELWHGESEEEMDDVLSEDNAGSYEPSVGQSDE; this is encoded by the exons ATGTCTCATTCTTCCCCCAACCTCAACCCTTCCCAGGATGTTTCCCCCGCAGAGCGAGCTGTCTCTGTCCCTAATAAGGAACGGTCCGCTCCTGATCCTACGAGCGAAAACTGGCTGAAGCGCAGCGTCGATTCGTTGGAAGCAAGTGATCCCAAAAGACCAAAGCCTTCGATCAAGGgtaaagaaaaggagattGAAAGTGAGCGCCCAAGGGTTACGATCAACTGGAAGAATGATTTGGGTCATAATGCCCGCACGGCAGAGCAGATATTAATAGCATGGATGTCAGTTCCCGAGAATTGGGAGGCTTGGAGGTCAGCTCAATATGATCGAAGACTCAACTACTTTGCAGATGTTATCATACGACAGAAATTAATCGAAGCTGGCACGAGGGGTGATGAGCGATCGTCCGGCGCAATCCTTGCaaagattgagaagacgTATCATGATTTCAAGGCGGCATATGGCGTAGCGGAGCGAGGCGACAACACTCTTACCCCTGAAGAAATTGAGAGGGGTATCACCGACATTCAAG GGGCCATTCTTTGGCATTGTAAATATTACTACGAGCTTTTCCCTGCTCTCTCAAGCACCGTAAAAGAAGGTAACGCTCaagcctccgacccagttTCCCTTCTTAATTCTACCGAATGTCCTTCCGTCACAGAGGCCATTGGCCTTGAGGAGAATTCTGATGCTGCGCCATTGTCATCATCTGCTTTTGCCATTCACAAATCCAATCCTAATTCTGTTCCCATTACAATACGCGGGATGCGCACGAGCAGTGGCACCCCTGTCggcccttcttctcgcccgCATAGGCAAAGCTTACCTCCGCATTTCGCTCCTCCCCGCAATTCTGGAGCTGGTCCTTCTCGCCCCACCCATATCACCCAGCTTgcccctcctccacatGTATtacctccatcctcttcatcccatccTTCAGACGCCCAGCACTGGCGACTAGAATTGGAGTCGCGAAAAATTACCTTGGAAGAAGCCAGGTTGAAGATGGAACGAGAGGAACTTGAAAGAAGGTTCAAATGGGAACGTGACCTGGAGCTTCGAAAACTCGCGttggaggaaaaaaagcTCAAGTTTGAGCAAGCGGACCGGGACAGAAGTTACGAAATCCAGCGTCGAACTGTTCAAGCCAAGATGACCTATCAGATACTGGAGACTTTGGAGAAGCTACAAAAACTGGGACTCGAGGATTGGAAGCTCGTAaaacatcttctcttctttgataAAGAGATCAAAGAACTTTGGCATGGAgaaagcgaggaagagatggatgatgtcTTGTCAGAAGACAATGCTGGCAGTTATGAACCAAGTGTCGGACAAAGTGATGAATAG
- a CDS encoding cytoplasm protein, putative, giving the protein MQTSDPGHLFQTTAQLKQAASRERKLKAAEKIGSPITLSSKVLALEIRDNDAFTAESGWQARRVDLKTGKTIRLYRGHQGPVTSVALMRIQGENPTDILLTGSWDKTVRVWDIDTGAHLQTIEGHTDFIKSLTVIPCSPPLLLSTSSDRTCRLWDVSEVLKGNGSARSSQILKEHTRPVECATWKADVDEDGKPMGTITVWTGDSLGVIKKWKVEQGKLVYQEDVLGHETSVAKLVVAEEGLWSVSMDKMAILHPFTNASALTIPHNSYVKSILPLTSFALPNAHSLVLTGSEDEDIRVWDIESQPHRLKGTIQGHCAEVSDIKPYLRERDGKPELVVVSAGLDATLRTWTVQDILNPPELMCDEAEEKDAVGLTEEEERELAELMSDEED; this is encoded by the exons ATGCAGACCTCCGATCCAGgccacctcttccaaacAACCGCCCAACTAAAACAAGCAGCTTCTCGAGAACGCAAACTTAAAGCCGCCGAAAAAATCGGCAGCCCTATCACTTTGTCCAGCAAGGTACTTGCTCTCGAAATTAGGGACAACGATGCCTTCACCGCCGAGAGTGGATGGCAAGCTAGAAGAGTCGACCTCAAG ACAGGCAAGACCATTCGGCTATATCGCGGCCACCAAGGTCCTGTAACCAGTGTGGCGTTGATGAGAATACAAGGGGAAAATCCTACCGATATATTGCTCACGGGTTCCTGGGATAAGACCGTTCGTGTCTGGGATATCGACACTGGCGCGCACCTGCAGACTATCGAGGGACACACCGATTTTATCAAGTCCCTCACCGTCATCCCCTGCTCCCCTCCCCTTTTGCTATCGACTTCATCCGATAGAACGTGCAGACTATGGGATGTGTCCGAGGTTCTCAAAGGCAATGGCAGTGCAAGGAGTAGTCAGATTTTGAAGGAGCACACAAGACCTGTGGAGTGCGCGACTTGGAAAGcagatgtggatgaggatggcaagCCAATGGGAACAATCACAGTCTGGACTGGTGACTCTCTCGGTGTGATTAAGAAATGGAAAGTTGAGCAAGGCAAGCTGGTATACCAAGAGGATGTACTAGGACATGAGACCAGTGTTGCAAAGTTGGTCGTTGCGGAGGAAGGTTTATGGAGTG TGTCTATGGACAAAATGGCTATACTTCACCCTTTTACAAATGCTTCAGCACTCACCATTCCCCACAACTCATATGTCAAATCTATCCTTCCCTTGACATCTTTTGCCCTTCCCAATGCACATTCGCTTGTCTTGACTGGatcggaagatgaagatatCAGGGTGTGGGACATTGAATCACAACCTCACAGACTTAAAGGAACCATTCAAGGCCACTGTGCTGAAGTGTCAGATATAAAGCCTTACCTTAGAGAACGAGACGGCAAGCCTGAACTAGTTGTTGTCAGTGCTGGTTTAGACGCGACGTTACGGACTTGGACCGTTCAAG ATATCCTGAACCCCCCAGAACTGATGTGCGACGAagctgaagagaaggatgctGTTGGTTtaacagaagaagaagagagggagttGGCCGAGTTGATGTCGGACGAGGAAGATTAG